Proteins from one Tautonia marina genomic window:
- a CDS encoding cellulose binding domain-containing protein gives MGRHASNEGRLEWSRSEGLRARGLAGQVEVMEPRTLLSGFRASYEVVQDWGSGLQAEITIENTTGQAIRGWVLEFDYPGMIDSLWNGTFVRQEGGRYSVMNPTWNDTIPSGRSVSFGFVARPGEGIPASGFSLNGTPMEGDSTPQMPAISVGDVRVIEGDGAVRFVVSLDRAGAEVIRVDYGTGDGTATAGSDYVSTSGTLTFAPGEVVKEVVVAILDDDLVEGEEAFRLSLAGPVGASLARAEGLATVGDNDVLPPPPVSGDLMVTYRVTQDWGSGFQGELTLSNQGETPVEDWSFAFAFDGTINSLWDGRIVSQDGNRFTVTHAGWNGTIAAGGEARIGFTASPGGGSVAPYGFSIDSDGGIEPGANRVPVAIDDTVVVRTGNPIRVNVLANDTDPDGDRLVVASVEPPANGSVVVNQDGTITYASKDGFVGTDHFAYVVSDGRGGEATGTVSVTVLDSVPIEQPSRRFDPYVDMTLFPTYNLAETVQTQGVTHFSLAFIVADAQNRPSWGGYEAYAINGSDFDLGIRAQLAQVRRLGGDVTVSFGGANGRELAEAITEVNALKDAYRSVVDAYDLTSIDLDIEGAALAHRTSVDRRSEALASLQQELAAEGRRLDIWLTLPVLPSGLTPDGVYVVQSALNRGVDLAGVNVMAMNYGGSAAPNPDGKTGDYAIMAAQSLHGQLRNLYGPSLSDEELWGKVGLTPMIGRNDVVTEVFDQQEAREVVAFAREVGVGRLSFWSLHRDRENPNGVISYVEPTSSSIEQDPYEFTRIFLDYLN, from the coding sequence CCTCGAATTCGATTATCCAGGGATGATCGACTCGCTCTGGAACGGGACGTTCGTGAGGCAGGAGGGGGGACGGTACTCGGTGATGAACCCGACTTGGAACGACACGATTCCGAGCGGGAGATCGGTATCCTTCGGGTTTGTGGCGCGGCCGGGAGAGGGGATACCGGCGTCCGGATTCTCGCTGAACGGGACGCCGATGGAGGGGGACTCGACGCCGCAAATGCCCGCGATCTCGGTCGGGGATGTTCGGGTGATCGAGGGGGATGGTGCGGTTCGGTTTGTGGTCTCGCTTGACCGAGCGGGGGCGGAGGTGATCCGGGTCGATTACGGCACGGGGGACGGCACCGCAACGGCAGGGTCGGATTATGTGAGCACGTCGGGAACCTTGACCTTTGCGCCGGGAGAGGTGGTCAAGGAGGTGGTGGTGGCGATTCTCGATGATGATCTGGTGGAGGGGGAGGAGGCGTTCCGGTTGTCGCTGGCCGGTCCGGTGGGAGCGTCGCTGGCCAGGGCGGAGGGGTTGGCGACGGTGGGAGATAACGATGTGTTGCCACCACCGCCGGTCAGCGGCGATCTGATGGTGACGTACCGGGTGACGCAGGACTGGGGATCGGGATTCCAGGGGGAATTGACCCTGTCGAACCAAGGGGAAACGCCGGTTGAGGACTGGTCGTTTGCGTTTGCGTTTGATGGAACGATCAATTCCTTGTGGGATGGGCGAATCGTTTCGCAGGACGGAAATCGGTTCACGGTCACGCATGCCGGGTGGAACGGGACGATCGCGGCGGGAGGAGAGGCCAGGATCGGCTTCACGGCGTCGCCGGGAGGCGGATCGGTGGCGCCGTATGGGTTCTCGATCGACTCGGACGGTGGCATCGAGCCGGGAGCGAACCGGGTTCCGGTGGCGATCGACGACACGGTGGTGGTGCGGACCGGGAATCCGATCCGGGTGAACGTGCTGGCGAACGACACGGACCCGGACGGTGACCGGCTGGTGGTGGCGTCGGTCGAGCCGCCGGCGAACGGGTCGGTGGTCGTCAATCAGGACGGGACGATCACGTATGCGTCGAAGGATGGTTTTGTGGGGACGGATCACTTTGCGTATGTTGTGAGCGATGGCCGGGGAGGGGAGGCGACGGGGACCGTGTCGGTGACGGTCCTGGATTCGGTGCCGATTGAGCAGCCGTCGCGGAGGTTCGATCCGTATGTGGATATGACGCTCTTTCCGACGTATAACCTGGCCGAGACGGTGCAAACTCAGGGGGTGACGCACTTCTCGCTCGCCTTCATCGTGGCGGATGCGCAGAATCGGCCAAGCTGGGGAGGGTACGAGGCGTATGCGATCAACGGGAGTGACTTCGATCTGGGGATTCGAGCGCAACTGGCTCAGGTCCGGAGGCTGGGCGGGGATGTGACCGTCTCGTTCGGCGGGGCGAACGGTCGGGAACTGGCCGAGGCGATCACGGAGGTCAATGCGCTCAAGGATGCGTATCGGTCGGTGGTGGATGCGTATGACCTGACGAGCATCGACCTGGATATTGAAGGGGCGGCCCTTGCACACCGGACATCGGTCGATCGGCGATCGGAGGCACTGGCGAGCTTGCAGCAGGAACTGGCGGCCGAGGGGAGGAGGCTCGACATCTGGCTGACCTTGCCGGTCTTGCCCTCGGGCCTGACTCCGGACGGGGTGTATGTGGTGCAGTCGGCCCTGAATCGCGGGGTGGATCTGGCCGGCGTGAATGTGATGGCGATGAACTACGGCGGCTCGGCCGCGCCCAATCCGGACGGGAAGACGGGTGATTACGCGATCATGGCCGCGCAGTCGTTGCACGGGCAGTTGCGGAATCTTTACGGCCCGAGCCTGTCGGACGAGGAACTGTGGGGGAAGGTCGGCCTGACGCCGATGATTGGTCGGAACGACGTGGTGACGGAGGTGTTTGACCAGCAGGAGGCCCGCGAGGTGGTGGCCTTTGCCCGAGAGGTGGGTGTGGGGCGGCTCTCGTTCTGGTCGTTGCACCGCGACCGGGAGAACCCGAACGGGGTGATTTCCTACGTCGAGCCGACGAGTAGCAGCATTGAGCAGGATCCGTATGAATTTACGCGCATCTTTCTGGATTACTTAAACTGA